From the genome of Leguminivora glycinivorella isolate SPB_JAAS2020 chromosome Z, LegGlyc_1.1, whole genome shotgun sequence, one region includes:
- the LOC125241630 gene encoding multifunctional protein ADE2 isoform X1: MSQPKEVAGYKLGKLIIEGKTKQVFDLPEDSGHCLLINKDRITAGDGVKAHDLEGKAAISNQTNAKVFEILKSAGIKTAFVKLVSPTAFLSKKCEMVPIEWVSRRLATGSFLKRNEGVPEGFRFTPPKQETFFKDDANHDPQWSEEQIVCAKFNINGLVIGQDEVDYMRKCTILVFEILEKAWALRDCALIDMKIEFGVDKEGNILLADVIDSDSWRLWPSGDKRLMVDKQVYRNLTNVTAADLDTVKRNFTWIKDQLDHLRPTIHHKVVVFMGSPADQEHCLKIAKAARELGLDVDLRVTSAHKATEETLRIMQQYEDTHGALVFIAVAGRSNGLGPVLSGNTSYPVINCPPPAERLPQDIWSSLSVPSGLGCATVLYPDSAALMAAQIIGLQDYLVWGRLRAKQLDMAAGLRQADKKLRTLKV; this comes from the exons ATGTCGCAACCCAAAGAAg TCGCCGGCTACAAGCTCGGGAAGCTGATCATCGAGGGTAAAACGAAGCAGGTCTTCGACCTCCCTGAGGACTCTGGTCACTGCCTCCTCATCAACAAGGACCGTATCACAGCGGGAGATGGAGTCAAGGCGCACGATCTAGAGGGCAAGGCTGCCATCTCCAACCAGACCAATGCTAAGGTCTTCGAGATTCTTAAGTCTGCTG GCATAAAGACGGCTTTCGTGAAGCTCGTCTCGCCCACGGCATTCCTGTCCAAGAAATGCGAAATGGTCCCCATCGAGTGGGTGTCCCGTCGCCTAGCAACCGGCTCTTTCCTCAAGAGGAACGAGGGCGTGCCCGAAGGATTCAGGTTCACGCCGCCGAAGCAGGAGACCTTCTTCAAGGATGACGCGAACCACGACCCGCAGTGGTCGGAGGAGCAGATCGTGTGCGCCAAGTTTAACATCAATGGACTTGTTATTG GTCAGGATGAGGTGGATTACATGAGGAAGTGCACCATCCTGGTGTTCGAGATCCTGGAGAAGGCGTGGGCCCTCCGCGACTGCGCTCTCATTGACATGAAGATCGAGTTTGGTGTCGACAAAGAAG GCAACATCCTTTTGGCTGATGTGATCGATTCTGACTCCTGGAGGCTGTGGCCATCGGGCGACAAGAGACTCATGGTCGACAAACAG GTATACAGAAACCTGACCAACGTCACCGCTGCCGACCTCGACACAGTCAAGCGCAACTTCACCTGGATCAAGGACCAGCTCGACCACCTGAGGCCCACCATCCACCACAAGGTCGTCGTGTTCATGGGCTCTCCCGCTGACCAGGAGCACTGCTTGAAGATCGCTAAAG CGGCGCGCGAGCTCGGTCTTGACGTAGACCTCCGAGTCACCTCAGCCCACAAGGCCACCGAGGAGACCCTCCGCATCATGCAACAGTACGAGGACACGCACGGAGCGCTGGTGTTCATCGCCGTGGCCGGCCGCTCCAACGGACTCGGGCCCGTGCTCTCCGGCAACACTTCCTATCCCGTCATCAACTGCCCGCCTCCCGCTGAGCGACTACCTCAG GACATCTGGTCTTCCCTCTCTGTGCCGTCCGGCCTCGGTTGCGCCACTGTCCTGTATCCTGACAGCGCGGCGCTCATGGCGGCCCAGATCATAGGCCTTCAGGACTACCTCGTGTGGGGCCGCCTCCGCGCCAAGCAGCTCGACATGGCCGCCGGCCTCCGGCAGGCTGACAAGAAACTCAGGACCCTCAAGGTGTAA
- the LOC125241630 gene encoding multifunctional protein ADE2 isoform X2, with protein MVPIEWVSRRLATGSFLKRNEGVPEGFRFTPPKQETFFKDDANHDPQWSEEQIVCAKFNINGLVIGQDEVDYMRKCTILVFEILEKAWALRDCALIDMKIEFGVDKEGNILLADVIDSDSWRLWPSGDKRLMVDKQVYRNLTNVTAADLDTVKRNFTWIKDQLDHLRPTIHHKVVVFMGSPADQEHCLKIAKAARELGLDVDLRVTSAHKATEETLRIMQQYEDTHGALVFIAVAGRSNGLGPVLSGNTSYPVINCPPPAERLPQDIWSSLSVPSGLGCATVLYPDSAALMAAQIIGLQDYLVWGRLRAKQLDMAAGLRQADKKLRTLKV; from the exons ATGGTCCCCATCGAGTGGGTGTCCCGTCGCCTAGCAACCGGCTCTTTCCTCAAGAGGAACGAGGGCGTGCCCGAAGGATTCAGGTTCACGCCGCCGAAGCAGGAGACCTTCTTCAAGGATGACGCGAACCACGACCCGCAGTGGTCGGAGGAGCAGATCGTGTGCGCCAAGTTTAACATCAATGGACTTGTTATTG GTCAGGATGAGGTGGATTACATGAGGAAGTGCACCATCCTGGTGTTCGAGATCCTGGAGAAGGCGTGGGCCCTCCGCGACTGCGCTCTCATTGACATGAAGATCGAGTTTGGTGTCGACAAAGAAG GCAACATCCTTTTGGCTGATGTGATCGATTCTGACTCCTGGAGGCTGTGGCCATCGGGCGACAAGAGACTCATGGTCGACAAACAG GTATACAGAAACCTGACCAACGTCACCGCTGCCGACCTCGACACAGTCAAGCGCAACTTCACCTGGATCAAGGACCAGCTCGACCACCTGAGGCCCACCATCCACCACAAGGTCGTCGTGTTCATGGGCTCTCCCGCTGACCAGGAGCACTGCTTGAAGATCGCTAAAG CGGCGCGCGAGCTCGGTCTTGACGTAGACCTCCGAGTCACCTCAGCCCACAAGGCCACCGAGGAGACCCTCCGCATCATGCAACAGTACGAGGACACGCACGGAGCGCTGGTGTTCATCGCCGTGGCCGGCCGCTCCAACGGACTCGGGCCCGTGCTCTCCGGCAACACTTCCTATCCCGTCATCAACTGCCCGCCTCCCGCTGAGCGACTACCTCAG GACATCTGGTCTTCCCTCTCTGTGCCGTCCGGCCTCGGTTGCGCCACTGTCCTGTATCCTGACAGCGCGGCGCTCATGGCGGCCCAGATCATAGGCCTTCAGGACTACCTCGTGTGGGGCCGCCTCCGCGCCAAGCAGCTCGACATGGCCGCCGGCCTCCGGCAGGCTGACAAGAAACTCAGGACCCTCAAGGTGTAA
- the LOC125240577 gene encoding uridine-cytidine kinase isoform X1, whose protein sequence is MSAILQGCRFAAHCATSSIKTARNFYTFKKMTDKTVDYTTTNGLESKTPFLIGVAGGTASGKSTVCQRIVEKLGQQHKEQTERRVVCISQDSFYRELTPSERLRAERGQFNFDHPDAFDDKKLLATLKDILAGKKVEVPEYNYITNSISNRTHTIYPADVVLIEGILVFYFPEVRERFHMKLFVDTDSDTRLARRVPRDIMERGRDLEQVLNQYMNFVKPAFEEFCLPTKKFADVIIPRGADNIVAIDLIVHHIWDIMYKKRSPPRLNGCKHEEENGARRMSGSSEDTLSR, encoded by the exons ATGTCAGCAATACTGCAAGGCTGCCGTTTTGCTGCGCATTGTGCCACTTCTTCAATAAAAACAGCAAGAAATTTCTATACATTTAAGAAAATGACTGATAAAACGGTAGATTATACTACCACTAATGGGTTGGAGAGCAAAACTCCGTTCCTGATCGGCGTCGCAGGAGGCACAGCCAGCGGCAAG TCAACAGTATGCCAACGCATAGTAGAAAAGCTGGGGCAACAACACAAGGAGCAAACGGAGAGGCGGGTGGTGTGCATCAGCCAAGATTCGTTCTATCGTGAGCTCACACCGTCTGAGAGGCTCCGTGCTGAGCGAGGGCAGTTCAACTTTGACCACCCGGATGCCTTTGATGACAAGAAGTTGCTGGCAACACTGAAGGATATACTTGCGGGGAAGAAAGTAGAAGTGCCTGAATACAATTACATCACAAATTCTATTAG CAACCGGACGCACACAATCTACCCCGCTGATGTGGTGCTCATCGAAGGCATCCTGGTCTTCTACTTCCCCGAGGTCCGAGAACGGTTCCACATGAAGCTCTTTGTTGACACAGACTCGGACACAAGATTGGCGAGAAGAG TGCCGCGGGACATCATGGAGCGAGGCCGCGACTTGGAGCAGGTGCTCAACCAGTACATGAACTTTGTGAAGCCCGCCTTCGAAGAGTTCTGTTTGCCG ACAAAGAAATTCGCTGACGTCATTATTCCTAGAGGCGCTGACAATATCG TGGCTATTGACTTGATAGTGCACCACATATGGGACATTATGTATAAGAAGCGGTCGCCGCCGCGCCTCAACGGATGCAAGCACGAGGAGGAAAACGGGGCACGACGCATGTCAGGCAGTTCGGAGGACACGCTGAGCCGATAG
- the LOC125240576 gene encoding uncharacterized protein LOC125240576 → MSSKENCLACPHPIAREELLTCPSCHGKYHYACLGIPTEYFNQIVQNANSGWQCHSCNNVSRRRRGDNTPVRKHFERSPPAGPLEVSQTVSDADMSICDEPRQWESENCNTINQSDLDTTVPENAKNAQELSLDVISRLLDTKLMSVKNEFRNIDSKLSKTRDEIFSRINKEITTAVEQIKIEFTATTDYIGEQIKDIQADLATANNRMKILELENSRLSAEVVALKKNSTNQPNNLELKNVIEQMHLELNERDQELILNDLEITGVPERPGESTLHIVKTISTSIGITLDDSEVVSVERVGPPRTTNANSTRQNPRPLVLRLTRKTLRDNLLRSARVKRGLDTSSLGLIEHSTSRVYINERLTKTNRKLFWLARQAGSTAGWRTDGKDSRTVRIRSEKEIGRVFGVDPTTSQGK, encoded by the exons ATGAGCAGTAAGGAGAATTGCTTGGCATGCCCACATCCTATTGCCAGAGAGGAGCTACTAACATGCCCAAGTTGTCATGGGAAGTACCATTACGCATGTCTTGGAATACCGACTGAGTACTTCAATCAAATAGTACAAAATGCGAATAGTGGCTGGCAATGTCATTCGTGCAATAATGTGTCGAGGCGCCGGCGAGGTGACAACACACCTGTAAGAAAACACTTTGAGCGTTCACCACCGGCCGGGCCGCTCGAAGTAAGTCAAACAGTATCAGATGCCGACATGTCAATATGTGACGAGCCGCGTCAGTGGGAGTCGGAAAATTGTAATACAATTAATCAAAGTGATTTAGATACGACTGTCCCAGAAAACGCTAAAAACGCACAAGAACTGAGTTTGGATGTGATATCTAGGTTACTGGACACAAAGTTGATGAGTGTAAAAAACGAGTTTCGAAATATTGATTCTAAGCTAAGCAAGACGAGGGATGAGATATTTAGTCGTATTAACAAAGAAATTACTACTGCTGTCGAGCAAATAAAGATAGAATTTACGGCTACCACGGATTACATAGGCGAGCAGATTAAAGACATTCAAGCTGACCTTGCAACGGCGAATAATAGAATGAAAATCCTAGAATTAGAGAACTCACGTCTGAGCGCAGAAGTAGTTGCGTTGAAAAAAAACTCCACGAACCAGCCCAATAATTTGGAACTTAAAAATGTCATCGAGCAGATGCACCTGGAGCTAAATGAGAGGGATCAAGAATTGATATTGAATGACCTGGAAATCACCGGAGTGCCAGAGCGCCCAGGAGAATCAACCCTGCATATTGTTAAGACGATATCGACCAGCATAGGTATTACCTTGGACGATAGTGAAGTGGTTAGCGTGGAACGGGTTGGACCACCACGAACGACCAATGCGAACAGCACAAGGCAAAACCCGCGACCCTTGGTCTTGCGACTAACAAGAAAGACGCTTAGAGACAACTTATTGCGAAGCGCGAGGGTGAAACGAGGCTTAGACACCAGCAGCCTGGGCTTAATAGAACATAGCACGTCCCGGGTATATATTAATGAAAGATTAACCAAAACGAACCGCAAGCTTTTCTGGCTAGCACGGCAGGCGGGCAGTACTGCGGGCTGGAG AACAGACGGCAAGGATAGTAGAACAGTGCGTATTCGAAGCGAGAAAGAAATTGGCCGAGTTTTTGGTGTGGACCCTACGACGTCACAGGGTAAATAA